Part of the Nicotiana sylvestris chromosome 5, ASM39365v2, whole genome shotgun sequence genome is shown below.
CCTGCATACCTTGTTGCTTCTGCGGTCACTGCCATTGCACCTGCGCGTTCGCAGGTGCTCAAAATTGTTCGCTTTTGTGGTCCTGGGCAGCCTTGGCTAGTCCGCTTCTGAGGCTCATTTCTTACACATGCGGCTCGCCAACAGGTGTGATCGCACCAGAAGCTGAAAGCTTCAGCATTTTCCTTCAATTCCAAACTTGATCCGAGCCTCATCCGTTTAACGCCTAGGGCCTCCGGAGCCCCGTCCAAACGTACCAATAAGTTTGAAATTATAAAAAGGACTCACTCAAACTCTCGGAATGCACAAAACGACATCAATACTAAGAATCACACCCAAACCAACTGAATAAAacatatgaacttcaagttcttcaactTGCTCCGAACGCGTCGAAACATgcttaaactactcggaatgacactaaattttatgtgaaaatattaaatgacattacggacctactccaactttcgaaatcagaatccgaacccgatatcaaaaagttcactcccggtcaaacttctcaaaattcttcaaatttctaaattttgccaaatgaccccgaaacgacctacggacctccaaatctacATCTGGTCGCGCTCTTAAGTCTAGAATCAccctacggagctattcccaggctTAGAATCCTAATATGATGTCGATAATACAAAAACCTACTCCAAacaaaatttaaagaactttaaaaccttcaaagagctaactttcactattaggcgttGAAACGTTCCttggtcatccaaaacccgatccaaacatacgcccaagtccgaaatcatcatacaaactattggaaccgtcaaatcccgattcagaggtcgtttactcaaaatattgaccgaagtcataCTTAGACTTTTAAGGCTAAACCATGGAACCAAGTGTTCGGATTTCAACatgaactcttccaaatcccaaactAATCATCCCCGCAAGttataaaatagtaaaatcaCATACGAGGAGCCTTATTTAGGAAAaggggttctaaaaagcaaaatgactggtcgggtcgttacattctctacATCTTAatcaaacgttcatcctcgaacaggtctagaatcatacccggagtgctgaataagtgtggatatctactccgtaTGTCCTTCTCAGACTCCCAAGTCGCCTCATCGACTGGTTGgtccctccactgaacctttatcgcagaaatcctcttggacctcaatTGGCGAACTTGCCTATCAACAATGGCAATTGGCTCCTCCTTATAACCCAtgctctcatctagctgaatcGTGCTGATAtctccggagcatagacacgtgaaaaccGGAAGAACTCCTGATAGACTGGGAggcaaagaaagctcataagtaacctctccaactcgtctcaacacctctAACAGACCTATAAAcgttgggctcaacttgcccttcttcccgaacctcatgatCCCTTTGTTGGAAAGACTTTCAAGAGAAACTTCTCACCCACAATAAATGATAAATCATGCGctttctgatccgcgtaactcttctttctaacttgtgCTATGGAAAGTTGTTCCTAAATCAACTTTGctttttccaaggcatccttcaccaaatcagtaccatatagCTTAGCCTTGTCGTGCTCAAACCATCCGATGGGAGAACGACATCGCCAACCATATAAACCCTCAAATGGAaccatctcgatgctggactaGTAACTATTATTGTAAGAAAACTCAGCCAAAGCCAAGAATCCATCCCAataccctccaaagtcaatcacacaggctctgagcatatcctccaagatctgaactgTCCGTTCCGACTGCTCGTCAGTTTATGGGTGAAAAGCTATGttgagctctacacgggtccccaactcactctgtactgctctccagaaatgtaaaGTAATCTGAGGGCCCCTATCTGATATGATAGAAATAGGCACACTATGCAACTGAACTATCTCCGAAATATAAATCTGGGTCAACCTCTCTGAATTATACGTAGTCACCAACGGAATGAAGTGCGCCAACTTGGTCAgcctgtcgacaatgacccaaactgcatcaaacttccgcaaggttcgcggcaacccaactacatagtccatagtaatgcactcctacttccactcaggtatagtcatctgctggagtaggccacctggcctctggtgctcatacatAACTTGCTGGTAATTTAGACACCTCGcaacatactcaactatgtctttcttcatccgtcgccaccaataatgctgcatCAACTCCTGATACATAtttgtagcacctggatgaatagaaactaagaactgtgtgcctccttcAAAATCTTTTTCAtcagcccatcaacattaggaacacgtAAGTGATCttggagtcgcagaacaccatcctcgctgatagtaacctccttggcaccaccctgtAGTACGGTCTCTCTGATAACCAACAAGTGTGGATCATCAAACTATCAGGCCATGA
Proteins encoded:
- the LOC138869548 gene encoding uncharacterized protein — its product is MDYVVGLPRTLRKFDAVWVIVDRLTKLAHFIPLVTTYNSERLTQIYISEIVQLHSVPISIISDRGPQITLHFWRAVQISLESLSNKGIMRFGKKGKLSPTFIGLLEVLRRVGEVTYELSLPPSLSGVLPVFTCLCSGDISTIQLDESMGYKEEPIAIVDRQVRQLRSKRISAIKVQWRDQPVDEATWESEKDIRSRYPHLFSTPGMILDLFEDERLIKM